A region from the Helicoverpa armigera isolate CAAS_96S chromosome 6, ASM3070526v1, whole genome shotgun sequence genome encodes:
- the LOC110371968 gene encoding trithorax group protein osa isoform X5 — protein sequence MQGKMSVTAPVKKIRKKSDNKPQSQINKCHNEKKRRELENETINQLEELLGTCLAEVKQPDKNGIVREATRQIQEVLRRRRECPEECPLRVAQCLSPVQAGEVSSTQPSCAGLHYSELTSLIEALKHYTGTLGWVLLEINSKAEIECITENIKELTLQDRTELYKKSIFSLLHVKDHVKLRPLLRNIQTFNWSSGEIDKFQAIQARLLIKNSNGTDSAGYAECVIHAAPVRGSSSEEAGSVMCVIRRCEDASAALLPGDGGPPAITAKHSDHIVFRLDCNFIILFCDLSGVENLINTSKPLVGTRYLELVENCDRIRVAAHLQEAVCLPAPPAISEPFRLRIAPDRPCFRVVARSRLFRAKPSSGEPDFIMSTHTVLGDEDMDLLETDGPRPPVGGPLMTSVANGESSTCEPRYRSPISPNDGNPFLSEFDLEPWASSLLGEMPSEDSKDRKESVPETHSQPLTPRAPPTPGEGPPSNQPAEEPNRLRSLLSKKPMPGNEGAVNSNNRILKDLLKQEDEEATGSETSAPHTPHTPHTPLTPHTPHTPSAALSPLHSAQPRPPPHALHAPHQPHQPHPAPQHHHNNSDVLLRILNDKSDEDAEENRRNSGDGNRGVSQPSALLSQLLSSSNGPSGNGRQQDNSDNYMERMAGVKRKFEETNKGAPSNPKRATPENQQVTSSALPASSAASSTATSPATSSSPGMSQLCQKNQILVSLLARQQTTPTTPLPLPNPNLRAYGPTARPRPPPPPQMPPQRHLHSTLSNILTGANHRPNNMNGGGGVPAEGGGAALGSSHLQMVLQSGALAAGARYPAPHAMQHYPQQAPGHVYNNQPQQTTSNNVRPQGGPAGDSEVPSDLTLSDILDEVIENMPDADRPQPDVNVRQRQGMKEKNAMINAIRQSLMQYEAVGKSPGGSSPSAGAGPGVAAGAAPRAAPAGYGAPVSPGSPEPRERWRALQCGLPGYADPARARALVEQERARLLQLQRTQQMLVSPEAAEQPQADLGSTINALVSATPPNVALTRTDYHHQMYHQNNQMGPNYGTNKITTSQQNPMLSRQLSVAGSGAYSHSGGVSTHTAAALHTPMTPAQPYHRPPRPHLVGGYYEEGGAGAAGYCGDYARCGPPHPHPHPHPHAPHPTLDHHACAGNGGGGAGAGGTSEYVRNELRAVVGARARPELHALQPPDMDALIAYDITPPGGGSVVGGRASSASTNSWESQQSTPSTTEAGSAEAARAAGGDEARAAGAGAASKASLLQKLLSQ from the exons ATGCAAGGCAAGATGAGCGTGACAGCGCCGGTTAAGAAGATAAGAAAAAAGTCAGACAATAAGCCACAATCTCAAAT aaATAAGTGTCACAACGAGAAGAAGCGACGGGAACTCGAAAACGAAACCATAAATCAGCTTGAAGAGCTTCTCGGCACCTGTCTCGCTGAAGTAAAGCAGCCGGATAAGAACGGCATCGTACGCGAGGCCACCCGGCAGATCCAGGAGGTGCTGCGGCGCCGGCGGGAGTGCCCCGAGGAGTGTCCGCTGCGCGTCGCCCAGTGCCTCTCGCCCGTGCAAGCCGGCGAAGTCAGCTCCACACAGCCCTCCTGCGCTGGGTTACATTACTCCGAGCTCACATCACTAATCgag gCGCTCAAGCACTACACCGGCACCCTCGGATGGGTTTTATTGGAAATAAACTCAAAGGCTGAAATAGAATGTATAACCGAAAACATTAAGGAGCTCACTCTGCAAGACAGAACAGAGTTATACAAGAAATCGATATTCTCGCTTTTGCATGTCAAAGATCATGTAAAATTAAGACCGTTGTTAAGAAATATACAAACCTTTAACTGGAGTTCAGGAGAAATCGACAAATTTCAAGCTATACAAGCTCGTCTTCTTATCAAAAACTCCAATGGGACTGACAGTGCTGG GTACGCGGAGTGCGTGATCCACGCTGCGCCAGTGCGCGGCTCGTCCTCGGAGGAGGCCGGCTCCGTCATGTGCGTCATCCGGCGCTGCGAGGACGCGTCGGCCGCACTTCTCCCCGGCGACGGCGGCCCGCCCGCCATCACCGCCAAACACTCCGATCACATCGTCTTCAGATTGGATTGtaacttcattattttat tttgTGATTTAAGTGGAGTGGAAAACTTAATAAACACTTCTAAACCCCTGGTGGGTACTCGTTATTTGGAACTAGTTGAGAATTGTGATCGTATTCGTGTAGCCGCGCACTTACAAGAAGCCGTGTGTCTTCCCGCGCCGCCAGCTATCAGTGAACCATTTCGGTTGCGTATCGCTCCTGATAGACCTTGCTTCAGAGTCGTAGCGCGGTCACGTCTATTCAGAGCGAAACCGTCGTCGGGCGAGCCGGATTTTATAATGTCCACGCACACCGTCCTGGGCGACGAAGACATGGATCTCCTCGAAACAGACGGTCCTCGGCCACCAGTTGGCGGGCCACTCATGACGTCTGTTGCAAACGGAGAATCCTCTACGTGTGAACCACGATATCGGTCACCTATAAGTCCCAATGATGGCAATCCTTTTCTTAGTGAATTCGACCTGGAACCTTGGGCATCGTCTTTGCTCGGCGAAATGCCGAGTGAAGACTCAAAAGACCGCAAAGAGAGTGTCCCCGAAACTCACTCGCAACCCTTAACGCCGCGGGCACCGCCGACACCGGGAGAGGGACCACCTTCAAATCAGCCGGCCGAGGAGCCCAATAGGCTTCGGAGTCTCCTTAGTAAGAAACCAATGCCGGGAAACGAAGGTGCGGTGAATTCGAACAACCGTATACTAAAAGATTTGCTGAAGCAAGAAGACGAAGAGGCTACAGGGAGCGAGACGTCAGCGCCGCACACACCGCACACGCCGCACACGCCGCTGACGCCGCACACGCCGCACACGCCCAGCGCCGCGCTGTCGCCGCTGCATTCCGCgcagccgcgcccgccgccgcacGCGCTGCACGCGCCGCACCAGCCGCACCAGCCGCACCCCGCGCCGCAGCACCATCACAACAACTCCGACGTCTTGCTCAGG ATATTAAATGACAAGTCGGACGAGGATGCCGAGGAGAACCGAAGAAATTCTGGTGACGGGAACCGAGGCGTGTCCCAACCAAGCGCTCTGCTATCCCAATTGCTCTCTAGTAGTAATGGGCCGTCTGGCAATGGACGACAGCAGGACAACAGCGACAATTACATGGAAAGAATGGCCGGAGTCAAACGCAAGTTCGAAGAAACTAACAAAGGAGCCCCTAGTAATCCTAAAAGGGCTACGCCTGAAAACCAGCAG GTAACGTCGAGCGCGCTCCCCGCATCATCGGCAGCGTCATCGACTGCCACGAGTCCGGCCACGAGCAGCAGCCCCGGCATGAGCCAGCTGTGTCAGAAGAACCAGATCCTGGTATCCCTGCTAGCGCGGCAGCAGACCACGCCCACCACGCCGCTGCCCCTCCCCAACCCCAACCTGCGCGCCTACGGGCCCACCGCGCGGCCACgccccccgccgccgccgcagatGCCGCCGCAACGACATTTGCACTCCACGCTGTCCAATATACTGACCGGAGCCAACCA CCGGCCGAACAACATGAACGGCGGTGGCGGCGTCCCGGcggagggcggcggcgcggcgctgggcTCGAGCCACCTGCAGATGGTGCTGCAGAGCGGCGCGCTGGCGGCCGGAGCACGCTACCCCGCGCCGCATGCCATGCAGCACTACCCGCAGCAGGCGCCCGGACACGTCTACAACAACCAGCCGCAACAGACAAC AAGTAATAACGTGCGACCTCAAGGTGGTCCTGCTGGTGACAGCGAGGTACCGAGTGATCTTACGCTGTCCGACATTCTGGACGAGGTGATCGAAAACATGCCCGACGCAGACCGCCCTCAGCCCGATGTTAATGTGCGGCAACGACAG GGAATGAAAGAGAAAAACGCGATGATCAATGCGATACGACAAAGCTTGATGCAATACGAGGCGGTGGGTAAGAGCCCTGGGGGTTCGAGCCCGAGTGCTGGGGCGGGGCCCGGcgtggcggcgggcgcggctcCGCGGGCGGCGCCGGCCGGGTACGGCGCGCCGGTGTCGCCGGGCTCGCCCGAGCCGCGCGAGCGCTGGCGGGCGCTGCAGTGCGGCCTGCCGGGCTATGCGGACCCCGCCCGGGCGCGGGCGCTGGTGGAGCAAGAACGTGCTCGGTTGCTGCAGCTGCAGCGAACGCAGCAGATGCTCGTATCACCTGAG GCTGCTGAGCAACCTCAAGCTGATTTAGGCTCGACTATCAACGCCCTCGTTTCCGCCACGCCCCCTAATGTAGCTTTAACACGAACGGACTATCACCATCAGATGTATCACCAGAACA ATCAAATGGGTCCAAATTAcggtacaaataaaataaccacgTCGCAACAGAACCCGATGCTCAGCCGACAGTTGAGT GTGGCGGGTTCGGGCGCGTACTCGCACAGCGGCGGCGTCTCCACGCATACGGCGGCCGCGCTACACACGCCCATGACGCCCGCGCAGCCCTACcaccgcccgccgcgcccgcatCTAG TGGGAGGCTACTACGAggagggcggcgcgggcgcggccggCTACTGCGGCGACTACGCGCGCTGCGGCCCGCCGCACCCGCACCCGCACCCGCACCCGCACGCGCCGCACCCCACCCTCGACCACCACGCAT GTGCGGGtaacggcggcggcggcgcgggcgcgggcggcacGTCGGAGTACGTGCGCAACGAGCTGCGCGCCGTGGTGGGCGCGCGCGCGCGGCCCGAGCTGCACGCGCTGCAGCCGCCTGACATGGACGCGCTCATCGCCTACGACATCACGCCGCCCG GTGGCGGCAGTGTGGTGGGGGGCCGAGCGTCCTCGGCGTCGACTAATTCGTGGGAATCGCAACAGAGCACCCCG AGTACTACGGAGGCGGGCTCGGCggaggcggcgcgggcggcgggcggtgatgaggcgcgggcggcgggcgcgggggcgGCGAGTAAGGCGTCGCTGCTGCAGAAGCTGCTGTCGCAGTGA
- the LOC110371968 gene encoding trithorax group protein osa isoform X4, which yields MLPMVQTEPVHFNCGVSVNVAASPPATLPPSLTPDSDVDELVDIFFDVDVAVNTLPRIESCDLQLGDTWRGMQGKMSVTAPVKKIRKKSDNKPQSQINKCHNEKKRRELENETINQLEELLGTCLAEVKQPDKNGIVREATRQIQEVLRRRRECPEECPLRVAQCLSPVQAGEVSSTQPSCAGLHYSELTSLIEALKHYTGTLGWVLLEINSKAEIECITENIKELTLQDRTELYKKSIFSLLHVKDHVKLRPLLRNIQTFNWSSGEIDKFQAIQARLLIKNSNGTDSAGYAECVIHAAPVRGSSSEEAGSVMCVIRRCEDASAALLPGDGGPPAITAKHSDHIVFRLDCNFIILFCDLSGVENLINTSKPLVGTRYLELVENCDRIRVAAHLQEAVCLPAPPAISEPFRLRIAPDRPCFRVVARSRLFRAKPSSGEPDFIMSTHTVLGDEDMDLLETDGPRPPVGGPLMTSVANGESSTCEPRYRSPISPNDGNPFLSEFDLEPWASSLLGEMPSEDSKDRKESVPETHSQPLTPRAPPTPGEGPPSNQPAEEPNRLRSLLSKKPMPGNEGAVNSNNRILKDLLKQEDEEATGSETSAPHTPHTPHTPLTPHTPHTPSAALSPLHSAQPRPPPHALHAPHQPHQPHPAPQHHHNNSDVLLRILNDKSDEDAEENRRNSGDGNRGVSQPSALLSQLLSSSNGPSGNGRQQDNSDNYMERMAGVKRKFEETNKGAPSNPKRATPENQQVTSSALPASSAASSTATSPATSSSPGMSQLCQKNQILVSLLARQQTTPTTPLPLPNPNLRAYGPTARPRPPPPPQMPPQRHLHSTLSNILTGANHRPNNMNGGGGVPAEGGGAALGSSHLQMVLQSGALAAGARYPAPHAMQHYPQQAPGHVYNNQPQQTTSNNVRPQGGPAGDSEVPSDLTLSDILDEVIENMPDADRPQPDVNVRQRQGMKEKNAMINAIRQSLMQYEAVGKSPGGSSPSAGAGPGVAAGAAPRAAPAGYGAPVSPGSPEPRERWRALQCGLPGYADPARARALVEQERARLLQLQRTQQMLVSPEAAEQPQADLGSTINALVSATPPNVALTRTDYHHQMYHQNNQMGPNYGTNKITTSQQNPMLSRQLSVAGSGAYSHSGGVSTHTAAALHTPMTPAQPYHRPPRPHLVGGYYEEGGAGAAGYCGDYARCGPPHPHPHPHPHAPHPTLDHHACAGNGGGGAGAGGTSEYVRNELRAVVGARARPELHALQPPDMDALIAYDITPPEYYGGGLGGGGAGGGR from the exons ATGCTACCTATGGTACAGACAGAACCTGTGCATTTCAATTGCGGGGTATCTGTCAATGTGGCCGCTTCCCCTCCGGCTACATTGCCACCCTCGCTTACACCGGATTCCGATGTGGATGAACTAGTCGACATCTTCTTCGACGTTGATGTTGCTGTCAACACATTGCCGAG AATTGAATCCTGTGACCTCCAACTGGGAGACACATGGAGGGGGATGCAAGGCAAGATGAGCGTGACAGCGCCGGTTAAGAAGATAAGAAAAAAGTCAGACAATAAGCCACAATCTCAAAT aaATAAGTGTCACAACGAGAAGAAGCGACGGGAACTCGAAAACGAAACCATAAATCAGCTTGAAGAGCTTCTCGGCACCTGTCTCGCTGAAGTAAAGCAGCCGGATAAGAACGGCATCGTACGCGAGGCCACCCGGCAGATCCAGGAGGTGCTGCGGCGCCGGCGGGAGTGCCCCGAGGAGTGTCCGCTGCGCGTCGCCCAGTGCCTCTCGCCCGTGCAAGCCGGCGAAGTCAGCTCCACACAGCCCTCCTGCGCTGGGTTACATTACTCCGAGCTCACATCACTAATCgag gCGCTCAAGCACTACACCGGCACCCTCGGATGGGTTTTATTGGAAATAAACTCAAAGGCTGAAATAGAATGTATAACCGAAAACATTAAGGAGCTCACTCTGCAAGACAGAACAGAGTTATACAAGAAATCGATATTCTCGCTTTTGCATGTCAAAGATCATGTAAAATTAAGACCGTTGTTAAGAAATATACAAACCTTTAACTGGAGTTCAGGAGAAATCGACAAATTTCAAGCTATACAAGCTCGTCTTCTTATCAAAAACTCCAATGGGACTGACAGTGCTGG GTACGCGGAGTGCGTGATCCACGCTGCGCCAGTGCGCGGCTCGTCCTCGGAGGAGGCCGGCTCCGTCATGTGCGTCATCCGGCGCTGCGAGGACGCGTCGGCCGCACTTCTCCCCGGCGACGGCGGCCCGCCCGCCATCACCGCCAAACACTCCGATCACATCGTCTTCAGATTGGATTGtaacttcattattttat tttgTGATTTAAGTGGAGTGGAAAACTTAATAAACACTTCTAAACCCCTGGTGGGTACTCGTTATTTGGAACTAGTTGAGAATTGTGATCGTATTCGTGTAGCCGCGCACTTACAAGAAGCCGTGTGTCTTCCCGCGCCGCCAGCTATCAGTGAACCATTTCGGTTGCGTATCGCTCCTGATAGACCTTGCTTCAGAGTCGTAGCGCGGTCACGTCTATTCAGAGCGAAACCGTCGTCGGGCGAGCCGGATTTTATAATGTCCACGCACACCGTCCTGGGCGACGAAGACATGGATCTCCTCGAAACAGACGGTCCTCGGCCACCAGTTGGCGGGCCACTCATGACGTCTGTTGCAAACGGAGAATCCTCTACGTGTGAACCACGATATCGGTCACCTATAAGTCCCAATGATGGCAATCCTTTTCTTAGTGAATTCGACCTGGAACCTTGGGCATCGTCTTTGCTCGGCGAAATGCCGAGTGAAGACTCAAAAGACCGCAAAGAGAGTGTCCCCGAAACTCACTCGCAACCCTTAACGCCGCGGGCACCGCCGACACCGGGAGAGGGACCACCTTCAAATCAGCCGGCCGAGGAGCCCAATAGGCTTCGGAGTCTCCTTAGTAAGAAACCAATGCCGGGAAACGAAGGTGCGGTGAATTCGAACAACCGTATACTAAAAGATTTGCTGAAGCAAGAAGACGAAGAGGCTACAGGGAGCGAGACGTCAGCGCCGCACACACCGCACACGCCGCACACGCCGCTGACGCCGCACACGCCGCACACGCCCAGCGCCGCGCTGTCGCCGCTGCATTCCGCgcagccgcgcccgccgccgcacGCGCTGCACGCGCCGCACCAGCCGCACCAGCCGCACCCCGCGCCGCAGCACCATCACAACAACTCCGACGTCTTGCTCAGG ATATTAAATGACAAGTCGGACGAGGATGCCGAGGAGAACCGAAGAAATTCTGGTGACGGGAACCGAGGCGTGTCCCAACCAAGCGCTCTGCTATCCCAATTGCTCTCTAGTAGTAATGGGCCGTCTGGCAATGGACGACAGCAGGACAACAGCGACAATTACATGGAAAGAATGGCCGGAGTCAAACGCAAGTTCGAAGAAACTAACAAAGGAGCCCCTAGTAATCCTAAAAGGGCTACGCCTGAAAACCAGCAG GTAACGTCGAGCGCGCTCCCCGCATCATCGGCAGCGTCATCGACTGCCACGAGTCCGGCCACGAGCAGCAGCCCCGGCATGAGCCAGCTGTGTCAGAAGAACCAGATCCTGGTATCCCTGCTAGCGCGGCAGCAGACCACGCCCACCACGCCGCTGCCCCTCCCCAACCCCAACCTGCGCGCCTACGGGCCCACCGCGCGGCCACgccccccgccgccgccgcagatGCCGCCGCAACGACATTTGCACTCCACGCTGTCCAATATACTGACCGGAGCCAACCA CCGGCCGAACAACATGAACGGCGGTGGCGGCGTCCCGGcggagggcggcggcgcggcgctgggcTCGAGCCACCTGCAGATGGTGCTGCAGAGCGGCGCGCTGGCGGCCGGAGCACGCTACCCCGCGCCGCATGCCATGCAGCACTACCCGCAGCAGGCGCCCGGACACGTCTACAACAACCAGCCGCAACAGACAAC AAGTAATAACGTGCGACCTCAAGGTGGTCCTGCTGGTGACAGCGAGGTACCGAGTGATCTTACGCTGTCCGACATTCTGGACGAGGTGATCGAAAACATGCCCGACGCAGACCGCCCTCAGCCCGATGTTAATGTGCGGCAACGACAG GGAATGAAAGAGAAAAACGCGATGATCAATGCGATACGACAAAGCTTGATGCAATACGAGGCGGTGGGTAAGAGCCCTGGGGGTTCGAGCCCGAGTGCTGGGGCGGGGCCCGGcgtggcggcgggcgcggctcCGCGGGCGGCGCCGGCCGGGTACGGCGCGCCGGTGTCGCCGGGCTCGCCCGAGCCGCGCGAGCGCTGGCGGGCGCTGCAGTGCGGCCTGCCGGGCTATGCGGACCCCGCCCGGGCGCGGGCGCTGGTGGAGCAAGAACGTGCTCGGTTGCTGCAGCTGCAGCGAACGCAGCAGATGCTCGTATCACCTGAG GCTGCTGAGCAACCTCAAGCTGATTTAGGCTCGACTATCAACGCCCTCGTTTCCGCCACGCCCCCTAATGTAGCTTTAACACGAACGGACTATCACCATCAGATGTATCACCAGAACA ATCAAATGGGTCCAAATTAcggtacaaataaaataaccacgTCGCAACAGAACCCGATGCTCAGCCGACAGTTGAGT GTGGCGGGTTCGGGCGCGTACTCGCACAGCGGCGGCGTCTCCACGCATACGGCGGCCGCGCTACACACGCCCATGACGCCCGCGCAGCCCTACcaccgcccgccgcgcccgcatCTAG TGGGAGGCTACTACGAggagggcggcgcgggcgcggccggCTACTGCGGCGACTACGCGCGCTGCGGCCCGCCGCACCCGCACCCGCACCCGCACCCGCACGCGCCGCACCCCACCCTCGACCACCACGCAT GTGCGGGtaacggcggcggcggcgcgggcgcgggcggcacGTCGGAGTACGTGCGCAACGAGCTGCGCGCCGTGGTGGGCGCGCGCGCGCGGCCCGAGCTGCACGCGCTGCAGCCGCCTGACATGGACGCGCTCATCGCCTACGACATCACGCCGCCCG AGTACTACGGAGGCGGGCTCGGCggaggcggcgcgggcggcgggcggtga